In Drosophila willistoni isolate 14030-0811.24 chromosome XR unlocalized genomic scaffold, UCI_dwil_1.1 Seg8, whole genome shotgun sequence, a single genomic region encodes these proteins:
- the LOC6645825 gene encoding striatin-interacting protein 1 homolog: MTKKQLWEQGTCKLAQVQSIEGLKMIVKVVGLAKRYRQVHQVNLEDTHDADANCDGPDLDFIYADVDTYQNEIAELYSYTEYSEFQMNVKAFEDQMELYNLPPNWQKQDAKSQRSIVMKLIDQLEVSNRDFRMQAARCILYLAQGCWAEVQSDEEQHQNTRDNVLALYQLGVFASFIDLLNMEIESACSPDIVAVKITNVTLVDSTDIRVILSVLYIITETIRDEREKGSEDYKEVSESFVQEINSPLADGELLAVKLLGMITRFCSGAAPQFPMKKVVLLLWKVSLLGLGGMDVLKNLKNEYRLKVGLELITEDTLEVTKSMRASSPPATATDILENQYPKRNFKRSLMKQRFLDEPEQIDMELSGNETGSANPNANNSNANNGSGNGEDELSQYYRPFDDPSSGTSSSSTATANPNNQPSHTQPPTAVPPIQMTARLPWTPKVRQKDIDQFLDISRNKFIGYSLIGDHESLAGLPQPIHEGFKTLQRHMYVSLADVQIKKEEDIARNPISTHEDEIKMTPAETLYQAILPNLPQYMIALLKVLLAASPTSKSKTESINIMADVLPKKMPLTATQSTKLTVDMGRHKEIIVKAVSAIILLYLKHFKINHVYQFEFMSQHLVFANCIPLVLKFFNQTITEYVNTKNSIPLLDFPSCVIGEQPDLSGDSFVYGGEMSDKPYSWRNVFSCINLLRILNKLIKWKHSRVMMLVVFKSAPILKKTLKVRHAMMQLYVLKLLKMQTKYLGRQWRKSNMKTMSAIYAKVRHRLNDDWAFGNDLESRPWDFQAEECTLRACVDRFNLRRYPEATQKCGSGGAGGGGGAGGNNGTAAQNAENAQQSNMNAGNGHNGGDSNGYGNNGSGGGVGGVGGNNVNHQQQQQLHDYGVEGGFPSDEILTHSDFAFFGHSGWWDRKVELTDYFKANYAVWLEEEVYNNQTDWDAL; the protein is encoded by the exons atGACAAAGAAACAGTTATGGGAGCAGGGAACCTGTAAATTGGCACAGGTGCAAAGTATTGAAGGATTGAAAATGATCGTAAAAGTTGTTGGTCTGGCAAAGCGTTATAGGCAGGTGCACCAAGTCAACTTGGAG GATACGCATGATGCAGATGCCAATTGCGATGGTCCCGACTTGGATTTCATTTATGCAGATGTCGATACCTATCAGAATGAAATTGCCGAGCTTTATAGCTACACGGAATACAGTGAATTCCAAATGAATGTCAAGGCATTCGAGGATCAAATGGAATTATACAATCTGCCGCCCAATTGGCAGAAGCAAGATGCCAAATCCCAAAGAAGCATCGTAATGAAGCTAATTGATCAGCTGGAAGTGTcaaatcgtgattttcgtatGCAGGCAGCGAgatgtattttatatttggcTCAAGGATGTTGGGCAGAAGTGCAATCGGATGAGGAGCAACACCAGAATACCAGAGACAATGTACTTGCCCTCTATCAACTAGGCGTGTTCGCATCGTTTATAGATTTGCTCAATATGGAAATTGAGTCCGCCTGCTCGCCGGACATTGTGGCTGTGAAAATCACAAATGTCACTCTGGTCGACTCCACAGATATTCGTGTGATATTGTCGGTCCTGTACATTATAACGGAGACAATACGTGATGAGCGAGAGAAGGGCAGCGAGGATTATAAAGAAGTGTCCGAGTCATTTGTACAAGAGATTAATTCTCCACTGGCCGATGGTGAACTGTTAGCTGTCAAATTACTGGGCATGATTACCCGATTCTGTAGTGGGGCAGCTCCACAGTTCCCCATGAAGAAGGTTGTGCTTTTGCTGTGGAAAGTATCTCTGCTGGGTCTGGGTGGCATGGATGTTTTGAAGAACTTAAAAAACGAGTATAGGCTAAAGGTGGGCCTGGAACTCATCACCGAAGACACTTTGGAGGTGACTAAGAGTATGAGAGCTAGTTCACCACCAGCTACGGCTACAGATATACTGGAAAACCAGTATCCAAAACGAAATTTCAA GCGATCGCTTATGAAGCAGCGTTTCCTTGATGAGCCCGAACAAATTGACATGGAATTAAGTGGAAACGAAACTGGATCCGCCAATCCAAATGCCAACAACTCGAATGCTAACAACGGTAGCGGCAATGGCGAAGATGAGCTCTCGCAGTACTATCGGCCCTTCGATGATCCCTCGTCGGGCACTTCCTCCTCCAGCACTGCCACGGCCAATCCCAATAATCAGCCAAGTCATACGCAACCTCCTACAGCTGTGCCTCCTATACAGATGACAGCTCGCCTGCCCTGGACACCGAAAGTTCGACAAAAGGATATCGATCAGTTTTTAGATATTTCTCGAAACAAATTTATTGGCTATTCTCTGATTGGTGACCATGAGAGTCTGGCTGGCCTCCCGCAGCCCATACACGAAGGATTTAAGACCCTGCAACGACACATGTATGTCAGTCTGGCCGATGTGCAAATCAAAAAAGAGGAAGATATCGCCAGAAATCCTATTTCCACACATGAGGACGAGATTAAAATGACGCCGGCCGAGACTTTGTATCAAGCCATATTGCCCAATCTACCGCAATATATGATAGCCCTGCTAAAGGTCTTGCTGGCTGCTTCGCCCACATCCAAATCAAAGACGGAAAGCATTAACATAATGGCCGATGTCTTGCCGAAGAAAATGCCATTGACGGCCACCCAATCTACCAAGCTGACTGTAGACATGGGTCGACACAAGGAGATCATTGTTAAGGCCGTGTCGGCTATTATTTTACTGTATCTTAAGCACTTTAAAATTAATCATGTCTATCAATTTGAGTTCATGTCGCAGCACTTGGTTTTTGCCAATTGTATTCCATTGGTCCTGAAATTCTTCAATCAAACAATTACCGAGTATGTGAATACCAAGAATTCCATTCCTCTGTTGGACTTCCCATCGTGTGTGATTGGCGAACAGCCGGATTTGAGTGGCGATAGCTTTGTCTACGGTGGTGAAATGTCCGACAAGCCGTATTCATGGCGCAATGTATTTTCCTGCATTAATCTTCTTCGAATTCTCAACAAGCTGATCAAGTGGAAGCATTCGCGGGTCATGATGCTGGTCGTCTTTAAATCGGCACCCATTCTAAAAAAGACTCTCAAAGTGCGGCATGCCATGATGCAGTTGTATGTGCTTAAGCTGCTCAAAATGCAGACCAAGTATTTGGGACGACAGTGGCGTAAATCCAATATGAAAACCATGAGCGCCATTTATGCTAAGGTCCGGCATCGTCTCAATGATGATTGGGCGTTCGGCAATGATCTCGAGTCGCGTCCCTGGGATTTTCAGGCTGAGGAATGCACACTGCGGGCATGTGTTGATCGCTTTAATCTAAGAAGATACCCGGAGGCAACACAAAAGTGCGGATCAGGAGGTGCTGGCGGTGGCGGCGGAGCTGGTGGCAATAATGGCACTGCTGCCCAAAATGCTGAAAATGCCCAGCAATCAAATATGAATGCAGGCAATGGTCACAACGGCGGTGACTCTAATGGTTATGGCAATAATGGCTCAGGTGGTGGTGTCGGGGGCGTTGGAGGCAATAATGTTaaccatcagcagcagcagcaactccATGACTATGGAGTGGAGGGTGGCTTTCCAAGTGATGAGATCTTAACACATTCAGATTTCGCATTCTTTGGCCATTCGGGTTGGTGGGATCGTAAAGTGGAACTAACCGATTACTTTAAGGCCAACTATGCTGTGTGGCTCGAGGAGGAGGTGTACAACAATCAAACCGATTGGGATGCCCTCTAG
- the LOC6645826 gene encoding probable phospholipid hydroperoxide glutathione peroxidase isoform X2 — translation MSGRSIIHFVFGALAIALGSYIYFTMQLDMSSGGDYKNATSIYEFTVKDTHGNDVSLDKYKGKVLLVVNIASKCGLTKNNYKKLTDLKEKYGERGLVILNFPCNQFNSQMPEADGEAMVCHLRDSKADIGELFAKIDVNGDNADPLYKYLKSKQTGTLGSGIKWNFTKFLINKEGIPVNRYAPTTDPMDISKDIEALL, via the exons ATGTCCGGTCGTTCGATAATTCATTTTGTGTTCGGAGCCTTGGCCATAGCCTTGGGCTCGTACATCTACTTTACCATGCAA CTCGACATGTCGTCCGGTGGTGATTACAAGAATGCTACCTCAATTTATGAGTTCACTGTAAAGGATACTCATGGCAATGATGTTTCTCTGGATAAATATAAGGGCAAAGTCTTGCTTGTGGTGAACATCGCCTCCAAATGTGGCTTGACCAAGAACAATTACAAGAAATTGACCGATCTTAAGGAGAAATATGGTGAACGTGGCCTGGTCATATTGAATTTCCCATGCAATCAGTTCAACTCACAAATGCCAGAGGCAGATGGTGAGGCTATGGTCTGTCATTTGAGGGATTCCAAAGCTGATATTGGCGAGTTATTTGCCAAG ATTGATGTCAATGGTGACAATGCCGATCCCCTTTACAAGTATTTGAAGTCGAAACAGACTGGAACCCTTGGCAGCGGCATTAAATGGAATTTCACCAAGTTTCTGATCAATAAGGAGGGTATTCCAGTCAACCGATATGCCCCTACCACCGATCCCATGGACATTAGCAAGGATATTGAGGCCTTATTGTAG
- the LOC6645826 gene encoding probable phospholipid hydroperoxide glutathione peroxidase isoform X1 has translation MNLRQFQSITKQAFRCYTTRARVLAPAIELSQIQRQNLRYCALILPVGCAATASQFSTTAALDMSSGGDYKNATSIYEFTVKDTHGNDVSLDKYKGKVLLVVNIASKCGLTKNNYKKLTDLKEKYGERGLVILNFPCNQFNSQMPEADGEAMVCHLRDSKADIGELFAKIDVNGDNADPLYKYLKSKQTGTLGSGIKWNFTKFLINKEGIPVNRYAPTTDPMDISKDIEALL, from the exons ATGAATCTCCGTCAGTTTCAAAGCATTACGAAGCAGGCTTTCAGGTGCTATACAACTCGTGCCCGTGTCCTAGCTCCAGCCATTGAGTTGAGCCAAATTCAGAGACAGAATCTTCGCTACTGTGCCCTAATCTTGCCAGTTGGCTGTGCGGCAACTGCATCCCAGTTCTCTACAACAGCTGCC CTCGACATGTCGTCCGGTGGTGATTACAAGAATGCTACCTCAATTTATGAGTTCACTGTAAAGGATACTCATGGCAATGATGTTTCTCTGGATAAATATAAGGGCAAAGTCTTGCTTGTGGTGAACATCGCCTCCAAATGTGGCTTGACCAAGAACAATTACAAGAAATTGACCGATCTTAAGGAGAAATATGGTGAACGTGGCCTGGTCATATTGAATTTCCCATGCAATCAGTTCAACTCACAAATGCCAGAGGCAGATGGTGAGGCTATGGTCTGTCATTTGAGGGATTCCAAAGCTGATATTGGCGAGTTATTTGCCAAG ATTGATGTCAATGGTGACAATGCCGATCCCCTTTACAAGTATTTGAAGTCGAAACAGACTGGAACCCTTGGCAGCGGCATTAAATGGAATTTCACCAAGTTTCTGATCAATAAGGAGGGTATTCCAGTCAACCGATATGCCCCTACCACCGATCCCATGGACATTAGCAAGGATATTGAGGCCTTATTGTAG
- the LOC6645826 gene encoding probable phospholipid hydroperoxide glutathione peroxidase isoform X3 — translation MSSGGDYKNATSIYEFTVKDTHGNDVSLDKYKGKVLLVVNIASKCGLTKNNYKKLTDLKEKYGERGLVILNFPCNQFNSQMPEADGEAMVCHLRDSKADIGELFAKIDVNGDNADPLYKYLKSKQTGTLGSGIKWNFTKFLINKEGIPVNRYAPTTDPMDISKDIEALL, via the exons ATGTCGTCCGGTGGTGATTACAAGAATGCTACCTCAATTTATGAGTTCACTGTAAAGGATACTCATGGCAATGATGTTTCTCTGGATAAATATAAGGGCAAAGTCTTGCTTGTGGTGAACATCGCCTCCAAATGTGGCTTGACCAAGAACAATTACAAGAAATTGACCGATCTTAAGGAGAAATATGGTGAACGTGGCCTGGTCATATTGAATTTCCCATGCAATCAGTTCAACTCACAAATGCCAGAGGCAGATGGTGAGGCTATGGTCTGTCATTTGAGGGATTCCAAAGCTGATATTGGCGAGTTATTTGCCAAG ATTGATGTCAATGGTGACAATGCCGATCCCCTTTACAAGTATTTGAAGTCGAAACAGACTGGAACCCTTGGCAGCGGCATTAAATGGAATTTCACCAAGTTTCTGATCAATAAGGAGGGTATTCCAGTCAACCGATATGCCCCTACCACCGATCCCATGGACATTAGCAAGGATATTGAGGCCTTATTGTAG
- the LOC6645827 gene encoding mediator of RNA polymerase II transcription subunit 15: MMRRAVVVLLLAGWATAATHVNITIAQQPATNPADVSYVDGRAPAELRAGPFRYEDSEQEQRFERLQERPQQQQQLQQQQQQQQQQQQQQQQQSQQQPQQQQQLGQIPQSQQSLSPRQGLGLQPPAATHNGRLPRRRGHNRRPLPHQQQAPLSPHSGQFRQRNQQLRQNQEFERYIQSYHSHGPTVETVFETSSPSPQRYTQSQSQVSLSSSDDSAPQKIVAIGGSRSQQLRMFERQVAAPVGAAQSAPEPVQDSKPIYEAPAPASASSSSASSSSASSSSSGVNSAAPAPAAPAPQPAEPATSYVNFNYDDGQDVDYQDPYAPEVDDGQGYDDYNDQSYYAGGSGYLPPPPSRSYAPPPAPAPLPQRPLVTKTIQIVQPALKAKKYEVRHPAIQKEFYDIEERVVIKPAGTLVVELDRPVAKIPKGETLLPLGHPHPAVASAYNHNGNIQTQSYNNNGNEYRPSYEVAPAPTPAVKEQQATTIGSSVTTMPSYDQAPKDDFVESQLQQQQPSGGSDATDGRLPSSVSAVDGNGNSFKINTKNLTPNMIVRPEQEQDYPRIPPNEANYERSPPPPQQQQPQQQPQPQRGYQQRTNYNRPAYNPEDYFTGEFLPNANIGNVDAKPARLEQLDQAQVQEQESPRQRAQIIKHEHKIHLPPSQHNIYLGRQAQSPPKERRITEVPAHVAELKPYLRNHNGPTIVYAKPAGRPASVTRTYYPQVSSRQRSPLAEELEYSAPYSQMRFSPESEQSARLVDQTVPSSSSSSSSKQSSPKTHIQIQIPNQQDGDKSVVVASTITPDCDRQHQQQRSSRLQQKSQRLIETPASEVPATQATPTPAQPQPDVDVALNGAAGHLQPNERVIAATPAPTDAAATSETFHKRRIVVNHPFQTVREVVEHEPITNYHQIQVNEPASPALYHQAAYYQQPVQTHGNLVQFQSTSTHGHLYG, from the exons ATGATGAGACGGGCAGTGGTGGTGCTCCTGCTAGCGGGTTGGGCGACAGCGGCCACCCATGTCAATATAACCATAGCTCAACAGCCGGCAACTAATCCAGCTGATGTTAGCTATGTGGATGGACGAGCACCGGCTGAATTGCGTGCAGGTCCATTTAGGTATGAGGATTCGGAGCAGGAGCAGCGTTTTGAACGCTTACAGGAGCGAcctcaacagcagcagcagctgcagcaacaacaacagcagcagcagcagcagcaacagcaacagcaacaacagtcGCAGCAGCAacctcaacaacaacaacaactaggCCAAATCCCACAATCCCAACAATCCTTGTCTCCACGTCAGGGTCTGGGATTACAGCCGCCGGCAGCTACTCATAATGGACGCCTGCCACGTCGACGTGGTCACAATCGTCGTCCTTTGCCACATCAGCAACAAGCCCCTCTTAGTCCACATAGCGGCCAGTTCCGTCAACGGAATCAGCAATTGCGACAGAATCAGGAATTCGAACGTTATATCCAATCGTATCACAGTCATGGACCCACCGTAGAAACA GTATTTGAGACATCGAGTCCGTCGCCACAACGTTATACCCAGTCGCAATCGCAAGTAAGTCTGAGCTCCTCCGATGACAGTGCCCCACAGAAGATTGTGGCCATTGGTGGCTCGAGATCGCAACAATTGCGCATGTTTGAGCGTCAGGTTGCTGCCCCAGTGGGAGCCGCACAAAGTGCGCCGGAGCCGGTACAGGATAGCAAACCCATATACGaggcaccagcaccagcaagTGCCAGTTCCTCCTCCgcttcgtcgtcgtctgcgTCTTCGAGTAGCTCTGGGGTCAACAGTGCTGCCCCCGCACCAGCTGCTCCGGCTCCTCAGCCCGCGGAGCCTGCCACGAGCtatgtaaatttcaattaCGACGATGGCCAGGATGTGGACTATCAGGATCCATATGCACCCGAAGTGGATGATGGCCAGGGCTATGATGATTATAATGACCAGTCTTACTATGCAGGTGGATCCGGTTATTTGCCGCCACCACCATCAAGGAGTTACGCCCCACCGCCTGCTCCTGCTCCATTGCCCCAACGTCCGCTGGTGACCAAGACCATACAGATTGTTCAGCCGGCTCTCAAGGCCAAGAAATATGAAGTGCGCCATCCGGCCATCCAAAAGGAGTTCTATGACATTGAAGAGCGAGTGGTTATCAAGCCGGCTGGAACTCTTGTTGTCGAACTAGATCGTCCAGTGGCCAAGATACCCAAGGGCGAAACTCTTCTACCCTTGGGTCATCCACATCCGGCGGTTGCCTCTGCCTACAATCACAATGGCAACATTCAGACCCAAAGCTACAATAACAATGGCAACGAGTATCGGCCATCCTATGAGGTAGCTCCAGCTCCGACTCCGGCTGTTAAGGAGCAACAAGCGACGACCATTGGATCGAGCGTAACGACCATGCCATCATACGATCAGGCGCCCAAGGATGACTTTGTAGAGTcacaactgcagcagcagcagccctCTGGTGGTAGCGATGCCACCGATGGTCGTCTTCCATCCTCTGTTTCGGCCGTCGATGGCAATGGCAACTCATTCAAGATCAATACGAAAAATCTAACACCCAATATGATTGTACGACCGGAACAAGAGCAGGATTATCCACGTATACCACCAAATGAGGCCAACTATGAGCGATCACCTCCTCctccgcagcagcagcagccgcagcagcagccgcagccgcagcgTGGCTATCAGCAGAGAACCAACTACAATCGTCCAGCCTACAATCCCGAGGATTACTTCACGGGTGAGTTTCTGCCCAATGCCAATATCGGCAATGTGGACGCCAAGCCAGCTCGCCTGGAACAACTCGATCAGGCCCAAGTGCAGGAACAGGAGTCACCACGCCAGCGAGCACAAATAATCAAGCATGAGCACAAGATTCATTTGCCTCCATCCCAGCACAATATCTATTTGGGTCGACAGGCTCAATCACCGCCCAAGGAACGCCGGATAACAGAGGTGCCAGCCCATGTAGCCGAATTGAAGCCATATCTGCGCAATCACAATGGACCCACTATAGTGTATGCCAAGCCAGCGGGAAGACCAGCCTCAGTAACGCGCACTTACTATCCACAGGTATCGTCGCGTCAGCGTAGTCCTCTAGCCGAGGAACTTGAGTACAGTGCTCCCTATTCGCAAATGCGTTTCAGTCCTGAGTCAGAGCAATCGGCCAGACTGGTCGATCAGACAGttccctcctcctcctcctcctcctcctccaaaCAGTCGTCACCCAAGACACATATTCAAATCCAAATACCCAATCAACAAGATGGCGATAAATCTGTGGTGGTGGCCTCCACCATTACTCCTGATTGTGATaggcaacaccagcaacagcgATCCTCTCGTCTGCAGCAAAAATCTCAGAGATTAATTGAAACCCCTGCTTCTGAGGTGCCGGCCACCCAAGCCACACCCACGCCGGCTCAACCCCAACCAGATGTCGATGTGGCCCTCAATGGAGCCGCTGGCCATTTGCAGCCAAATGAACGTGTCATAGCTGCCACACCCGCGCCCACAGATGCCGCTGCCACATCGGAGACCTTCCACAAGCGACGCATTGTGGTCAATCATCCCTTCCAGACGGTTCGCGAAGTTGTTGAACATGAGCCCATCACCAATTACCATCAGATTCAGGTTAATGAGCCGGCATCGCCAGCTCTATATCATCAGGCTGCCTATTACCAGCAACCAGTGCAGACTCATGGCAATCTGGTGCAATTCCAATCGACCTCCACGCATGGCCATCTCTATGGTTAG